Proteins encoded by one window of Methanocaldococcus sp.:
- a CDS encoding DUF555 domain-containing protein has protein sequence MPNYHVTLQAAYIVRNVDDVEDAISVTISQIGKMLNKEGLNYVDIDIGLTICPKCGELVDCVLVVARTALVGVLLSIKVFNAESPEHAIRIAKATIGKVLKNIPLEPVDVVELEK, from the coding sequence ATGCCAAATTATCATGTAACATTACAAGCGGCTTACATTGTGAGAAATGTAGATGATGTAGAAGACGCTATAAGCGTTACAATATCTCAGATAGGTAAAATGTTAAATAAAGAAGGACTAAATTATGTAGATATAGACATTGGATTAACTATATGTCCAAAGTGTGGTGAATTGGTAGATTGTGTTTTAGTTGTAGCAAGAACAGCCTTAGTAGGTGTTTTACTCTCCATAAAGGTATTTAATGCAGAAAGTCCTGAGCATGCTATAAGAATAGCAAAGGCAACAATTGGAAAAGTTCTAAAAAATATACCATTAGAGCCAGTTGATGTTGTAGAGTTAGAAAAATAA